A region of Kribbella sp. NBC_01245 DNA encodes the following proteins:
- a CDS encoding IclR family transcriptional regulator yields the protein MSNGEQNSTGKGSTRGDSPGGVQSVDRAITVLEILAREGHAGVSEVAAEIGVHKSTAFRLLAALEERDLVEQNTERGKYQLAFGILRLASAIPTRIDMARQAQPIMDALALQFDETINLAVVREHYAVNVQQARGSAAVASHNWVGQLTPLHATSSGKILLAYMPDDQRDAILAKAGLPELTENTITSRQALLDQLAEIREAGFATAFEELEIGLNAAAVPVLDHTGTVVGALSASGPVFRFDEARIKSTEADLKLAGSRISHRMGWLG from the coding sequence ATGAGCAACGGGGAGCAGAATTCGACCGGCAAGGGCAGCACGCGCGGCGACAGCCCGGGCGGCGTGCAGTCCGTCGACAGGGCCATCACCGTGCTCGAGATCCTCGCCCGCGAGGGCCATGCCGGGGTCAGTGAGGTGGCCGCGGAGATCGGCGTCCACAAGTCGACCGCGTTCCGGCTGCTGGCGGCGCTCGAGGAGCGCGACCTGGTCGAGCAGAACACCGAGCGCGGGAAGTACCAGCTCGCCTTCGGCATCCTGCGGCTCGCGAGCGCCATCCCGACCCGCATCGACATGGCACGCCAGGCCCAGCCGATCATGGACGCGCTCGCGCTCCAGTTCGACGAGACGATCAACCTCGCGGTGGTCCGGGAGCACTACGCGGTGAACGTGCAGCAGGCGCGCGGCTCGGCCGCCGTTGCGAGCCACAACTGGGTCGGCCAGCTGACCCCGCTGCACGCCACCTCCAGCGGCAAGATCCTGCTCGCCTACATGCCGGACGACCAACGCGACGCGATCCTCGCCAAGGCGGGCCTGCCAGAGCTCACCGAGAACACCATCACCTCCCGGCAGGCCCTGCTCGACCAGCTCGCCGAGATCCGGGAAGCCGGCTTCGCCACCGCATTCGAGGAGCTCGAGATCGGCCTGAACGCCGCAGCCGTCCCGGTCCTCGACCACACCGGCACGGTCGTCGGGGCACTGAGCGCCTCCGGCCCGGTCTTCCGGTTCGACGAAGCGCGGATCAAGAGCACCGAGGCGGATCTCAAGCTGGCGGGCAGCCGCATCAGCCATCGCATGGGCTGGCTGGGCTAA
- a CDS encoding L-serine ammonia-lyase, whose product MALSAFDLYSVGIGPSSSHTVGPMRAAKRFVDRLAESGQLADVRRVKAELFGSLGATGHGHGSPKAVVLGLEGEDPATTDTDRADRRIGAIRDSGLLRLNGTSPVGFDLDSDLVMHRRKSLPAHPNGMTFAAFDADERQLDFRTYYSVGGGFVVDEEATAADRVVLDDTQVKFPFGTGAELLEICAREGLSISDVMLANEQAWRTEDEIRAGLLHLWSVMTACVERGIHRDGVLPGGLRVPRRAPGLYRELSSKGYDDPLHVVDWVNLYALAVNEENASGGRIVTAPTNGAAGIIPAVLHYYAHFVPGADDDGIVRFLLTAAAIGILFKLNASISGAEVGCQGEVGSACSMAAGGLAEVLGGTPAQVENAAEVGIEHNLGLTCDPVGGLVQIPCIERNAIASMKAINAARLGVNGDGSHKVSLDKAIKTMRDTGRDMSVKYKETARGGLAVNVIEC is encoded by the coding sequence ATGGCGCTCTCGGCGTTCGATCTCTACTCCGTCGGTATCGGGCCCTCGTCGTCGCACACTGTCGGTCCGATGCGGGCTGCCAAGCGGTTCGTGGACCGGCTGGCCGAGTCCGGGCAGCTGGCCGACGTCCGCCGCGTCAAGGCCGAGCTGTTCGGCTCGCTCGGGGCGACGGGGCACGGTCACGGCTCGCCCAAGGCGGTGGTTCTCGGTCTCGAGGGTGAGGATCCGGCAACGACGGACACCGATCGGGCGGACCGCCGGATCGGTGCGATCCGGGACAGCGGCCTGCTGCGCCTGAACGGTACGAGCCCGGTCGGCTTCGACCTGGACTCCGATCTGGTCATGCACCGGCGCAAGAGTCTGCCGGCCCATCCGAACGGCATGACGTTCGCCGCCTTCGACGCGGACGAGCGGCAGCTGGACTTCCGGACGTACTACTCGGTCGGCGGTGGCTTCGTCGTCGACGAGGAGGCCACCGCCGCAGATCGCGTCGTACTGGACGACACGCAGGTCAAGTTCCCGTTCGGTACCGGCGCGGAACTGCTCGAGATCTGTGCCCGGGAAGGGCTGTCGATCAGCGACGTCATGCTCGCCAACGAGCAGGCCTGGCGCACCGAGGACGAGATCCGCGCCGGCCTGCTGCACCTGTGGTCCGTGATGACCGCGTGCGTCGAACGAGGCATCCACCGGGACGGGGTTCTTCCCGGCGGGCTCCGCGTACCGCGACGCGCCCCGGGCCTGTACCGCGAGCTGTCGAGCAAGGGGTACGACGATCCGCTGCACGTCGTCGACTGGGTGAACCTCTACGCGCTCGCGGTCAACGAGGAGAACGCGTCCGGCGGCCGGATCGTCACCGCGCCGACCAACGGCGCCGCGGGGATCATTCCGGCCGTCCTGCACTACTACGCGCATTTCGTGCCCGGCGCGGACGACGACGGCATCGTGCGGTTCCTCCTGACCGCGGCCGCGATCGGCATCCTGTTCAAGCTGAACGCGTCGATCTCCGGGGCCGAAGTGGGCTGCCAGGGAGAGGTCGGCTCGGCCTGCTCGATGGCCGCCGGCGGTCTCGCCGAGGTCCTGGGCGGTACGCCGGCCCAGGTCGAGAACGCGGCCGAGGTCGGGATCGAGCACAACCTCGGCCTGACCTGCGACCCGGTCGGCGGCCTGGTGCAGATCCCGTGCATCGAGCGGAACGCGATCGCCTCGATGAAGGCGATCAACGCCGCGCGGCTGGGCGTGAACGGCGACGGCAGCCACAAGGTGAGCCTGGACAAGGCGATCAAGACGATGCGCGACACCGGCCGGGACATGTCGGTCAAGTACAAGGAGACCGCCCGCGGCGGCCTCGCCGTCAACGTCATCGAGTGCTGA
- a CDS encoding MBL fold metallo-hydrolase: MSRAEITRVVTAGSFSLDGGVWDVKNNVWVVGDDYECVVIDAAHWAEPIVAAVGGRTVRAVLLTHAHDDHINAAPELCAATDAPSYLHPADRVLWDQVHESTPDGELADGNEFEVAGITLRTLHTPGHSPGACSFYSPELGVVFTGDTLFQGGPGATGRSYSDFPTIIDSIRDKLLPLPEETAVHTGHGDDTSIGAELPDLEAWIARGH; this comes from the coding sequence GTGAGCCGGGCGGAAATCACCCGTGTGGTGACCGCGGGCTCCTTCAGCCTCGACGGCGGCGTCTGGGACGTCAAGAACAACGTCTGGGTTGTCGGCGACGACTACGAGTGCGTCGTCATCGATGCCGCGCACTGGGCCGAGCCGATCGTCGCGGCGGTCGGCGGCCGCACCGTGCGGGCCGTCCTGCTCACCCATGCGCACGACGACCACATCAACGCGGCACCCGAGCTGTGCGCGGCAACGGACGCTCCCTCGTACCTGCACCCGGCCGACCGGGTCCTGTGGGACCAGGTCCACGAGTCCACACCGGACGGCGAGCTTGCCGACGGCAACGAATTCGAAGTCGCCGGAATCACGCTGCGGACGCTGCACACGCCCGGTCACTCGCCGGGCGCCTGCTCCTTTTACAGCCCGGAGCTGGGTGTCGTCTTCACCGGCGACACCCTCTTCCAGGGCGGGCCGGGGGCGACGGGGCGCTCGTACAGTGACTTCCCGACCATCATCGACTCGATCCGGGACAAGCTGCTCCCCCTGCCGGAGGAAACAGCTGTCCACACCGGACACGGTGACGACACGTCGATCGGTGCCGAGCTCCCCGACCTCGAGGCGTGGATCGCCCGCGGTCACTGA
- a CDS encoding S-(hydroxymethyl)mycothiol dehydrogenase, with the protein MSVTVKGVIARSKGAPVEVADIVVPDPGPGEAVVQIQACGVCHTDLHYREGGIGDEFPYLLGHEAAGVVESVGAGVTEVAPGDFVILNWRAVCGQCRACAKGKPQYCFNTHNATQAMTLTDGTPLSPALGIGAFIEKTLVAAGQCTKVDPHAPAGAAGLLGCGVMAGFGAAVNTGGVGRGDSMAVIGCGGVGNAAIAGAALVGAATIIAVDVDDRKLGWAKEFGATHTVNSRDENAVEAIRALTGGFGADVVVDAVGRPETYEQAFFARDLAGTVVLVGVPSPDSELTLPLLEVFGRGGALKSSWYGDCLPSRDFPMLVDLAQQGRFPLAAFITETIALDEVEDAFARMHKGEVLRSVVEL; encoded by the coding sequence ATGTCCGTCACCGTCAAGGGCGTTATCGCCCGCAGCAAGGGCGCACCGGTCGAGGTCGCCGACATCGTGGTCCCCGACCCGGGCCCCGGTGAGGCCGTGGTCCAGATCCAGGCGTGCGGCGTGTGCCACACCGACCTGCACTATCGCGAGGGCGGTATCGGCGACGAGTTCCCGTACCTGCTCGGCCACGAGGCTGCCGGGGTCGTCGAGTCGGTCGGTGCGGGTGTCACCGAGGTCGCTCCGGGCGACTTCGTCATCCTCAACTGGCGCGCGGTCTGCGGCCAGTGCCGCGCGTGCGCGAAGGGCAAGCCGCAGTACTGCTTCAACACCCACAACGCCACGCAGGCGATGACACTGACCGACGGTACGCCGTTGTCGCCCGCCCTCGGCATCGGCGCGTTCATCGAGAAGACGCTCGTGGCAGCGGGCCAGTGCACCAAGGTCGACCCGCACGCGCCGGCCGGCGCCGCCGGCCTGCTCGGTTGCGGGGTGATGGCCGGGTTCGGCGCCGCGGTGAACACCGGTGGCGTCGGGCGGGGCGACTCGATGGCCGTGATCGGCTGCGGTGGCGTCGGCAACGCGGCGATCGCCGGTGCGGCCCTCGTCGGGGCCGCCACCATCATCGCGGTCGACGTCGACGACCGTAAGCTCGGCTGGGCCAAGGAGTTCGGCGCGACCCACACGGTCAACTCCCGCGACGAGAACGCCGTCGAGGCGATCCGCGCGCTCACCGGAGGCTTCGGCGCGGATGTCGTGGTCGACGCGGTCGGGCGGCCGGAGACCTACGAGCAGGCGTTCTTCGCGCGTGACCTGGCCGGCACCGTCGTCCTGGTCGGCGTACCGTCGCCGGACAGCGAGCTCACCCTTCCGCTCCTGGAGGTCTTCGGGCGCGGCGGCGCGCTGAAGTCATCCTGGTACGGCGACTGCCTGCCGTCCCGTGATTTCCCCATGCTGGTGGACCTGGCGCAGCAGGGCCGGTTCCCGCTGGCCGCGTTCATCACCGAGACCATCGCTCTCGACGAGGTCGAGGACGCGTTCGCGAGGATGCACAAGGGCGAGGTGCTGCGTTCGGTGGTCGAGCTGTGA
- a CDS encoding BCCT family transporter, which yields MPEKPPTSDRPDRFARLPADRIVLATSAAIALAFILWGIFDNKGLAGVAGDALAWVIKSFGWLFVLASVGFVALAVVLACSRYGRIRLGRDDERPEFKTVSWITMMFSAGMGIGLMFYGVAEPLSHLSTPPMGLAEPNTHESAQLAIQYSFFHWAFHPWAMYAVIGLALAYFSFRHGRANLISSTFFPLLGKRSEGGAGRAIDTFAIVATLFGSATSLGLGALQINSGLNQLYDVPKSTPVAIAIIAALTLAFIVSAVSGVHRGIQYLSNVNMVLAVALLFFLFVVGPSVFILSTFTESVGDYLYQIVPMSFRAGAFGGQEWLSGWTIFYWAWWMSWTPFVGAFIARISRGRTIREFVFGVVLAPSLVTFVWFSVLGGISINLQLGGTDLAAALQQGQETALFELLRQYPLFALTALVVVILVAFFFISGADAAALVMAMLSCRGCREPRNLVTIFWGVMTGAVAGILLLAGGLPALQTLCILAAFPFMFVMIGAAVSLVKELRNEPDPAPRKGRRKLTTETLEELDGKELAATTNGAAPALQTPVG from the coding sequence ATGCCTGAGAAGCCGCCAACGTCGGACCGCCCTGATCGGTTCGCCCGTCTGCCCGCCGACAGGATCGTGCTGGCCACCTCGGCCGCGATCGCCCTCGCGTTCATCCTCTGGGGAATCTTCGACAACAAGGGGCTCGCCGGTGTCGCCGGCGATGCGCTGGCCTGGGTGATCAAGAGCTTCGGATGGCTCTTCGTCCTGGCGAGCGTAGGGTTCGTCGCCCTCGCAGTGGTCCTCGCCTGCAGCCGCTACGGCCGGATCCGGCTCGGACGCGACGACGAGCGCCCAGAGTTCAAGACGGTCAGCTGGATCACCATGATGTTCAGCGCCGGTATGGGCATCGGACTGATGTTCTACGGTGTCGCCGAGCCACTGTCCCACCTCAGCACGCCGCCGATGGGCCTGGCCGAGCCGAACACGCACGAGAGCGCCCAGCTCGCCATCCAGTACTCCTTCTTCCACTGGGCCTTCCACCCCTGGGCGATGTACGCCGTCATCGGCCTGGCCCTCGCGTACTTCTCGTTCCGCCACGGCCGCGCGAACCTGATCAGCTCGACCTTCTTCCCGCTGCTCGGCAAGCGGTCCGAGGGCGGCGCGGGCCGGGCCATCGACACCTTCGCGATCGTGGCGACCCTGTTCGGCTCGGCCACGTCCCTCGGCCTCGGCGCCCTGCAGATCAACTCGGGCCTGAACCAGCTGTACGACGTCCCGAAATCCACGCCGGTCGCCATCGCGATCATCGCGGCGCTCACCCTGGCGTTCATCGTCTCCGCGGTCAGCGGGGTCCACCGCGGCATCCAGTACCTGTCCAACGTGAACATGGTGCTCGCCGTCGCGCTGCTGTTCTTCCTGTTCGTGGTGGGACCGTCCGTCTTCATCCTCAGCACCTTCACCGAGTCCGTCGGCGACTACCTGTACCAGATCGTCCCGATGAGCTTCCGCGCCGGCGCCTTCGGCGGGCAGGAGTGGCTCAGCGGCTGGACCATCTTCTACTGGGCTTGGTGGATGTCGTGGACGCCGTTCGTCGGCGCCTTCATCGCCCGCATCTCCCGAGGCCGCACGATCCGCGAGTTCGTCTTCGGCGTCGTCCTCGCTCCGAGCCTGGTCACCTTCGTCTGGTTCTCCGTCCTCGGTGGCATCTCGATCAACCTGCAGCTCGGCGGCACGGACCTGGCCGCGGCCCTGCAGCAGGGCCAGGAGACGGCGCTGTTCGAACTGCTGCGGCAGTATCCGTTGTTCGCCCTGACCGCACTGGTCGTCGTGATCCTGGTGGCGTTCTTCTTCATCTCCGGCGCGGACGCCGCCGCGCTGGTGATGGCCATGCTGTCTTGTCGCGGCTGTCGCGAGCCGCGCAACCTGGTGACGATCTTCTGGGGCGTCATGACCGGCGCCGTGGCGGGCATCCTGCTCCTCGCCGGCGGCCTGCCGGCCTTACAGACGCTGTGCATCCTGGCGGCTTTCCCGTTCATGTTCGTGATGATCGGCGCCGCCGTGTCGCTGGTGAAGGAACTCCGCAACGAGCCTGATCCGGCGCCACGGAAGGGGCGCAGGAAGCTGACCACCGAGACCCTCGAGGAGCTCGACGGGAAGGAGCTGGCCGCGACCACGAACGGCGCCGCGCCGGCCTTGCAAACACCTGTCGGCTAG
- the purU gene encoding formyltetrahydrofolate deformylase, with product MAPRPPAGHEYVLTLTCPEAAGIVFAVSRFVMEQGGNIFASQQFDDRLTDTFFMRVQFRADDVSVESLRQDFGAIASEFAMAWQLHDLHTPTRTLIMVSRFGHCLNDLLFRTSTGALNIEIPGIVSNHRDFEALADANGIPFFHVPVTPDTKPEAEARLLQLVDTLDADLVVLARYMQVLSNELCGKLEGRAINIHHSFLPSFKGAKPYHQAHTRGVKLIGATAHYVTPDLDEGPIIEQDVARVDHSLDPADMTAAGRDVEAQVLSRAIRWHSEHRVLLDRNRTVVFR from the coding sequence ATGGCGCCTCGTCCCCCGGCCGGCCACGAGTACGTCCTCACGCTGACCTGTCCGGAGGCGGCCGGCATCGTCTTCGCGGTCAGCCGCTTCGTCATGGAGCAGGGCGGGAACATCTTCGCCAGCCAGCAGTTCGACGACAGGCTGACCGACACCTTCTTCATGCGCGTCCAGTTCCGCGCGGACGACGTGAGTGTCGAGTCGCTGCGACAGGACTTCGGCGCGATCGCTAGTGAGTTCGCGATGGCGTGGCAGTTGCACGACCTGCACACCCCGACGCGGACGCTGATCATGGTGTCCCGCTTCGGGCACTGCCTGAACGACCTGCTGTTCCGCACCAGCACGGGTGCGCTGAACATCGAGATTCCCGGCATCGTCTCGAACCACCGGGACTTCGAGGCCCTCGCCGACGCCAACGGCATCCCGTTCTTCCACGTCCCGGTCACGCCGGATACCAAGCCGGAGGCCGAGGCGCGCCTGCTCCAACTGGTGGACACCCTCGACGCCGACCTCGTCGTCCTCGCCCGCTACATGCAGGTCCTGTCGAACGAGCTGTGCGGCAAGCTGGAAGGGCGGGCCATCAACATCCACCACTCGTTCCTGCCGAGCTTCAAGGGCGCCAAGCCCTACCACCAGGCCCACACCCGCGGCGTGAAGCTGATCGGCGCGACTGCGCACTACGTGACCCCGGACCTCGACGAGGGGCCGATCATCGAGCAGGACGTCGCCCGGGTCGACCACTCGCTCGACCCCGCCGACATGACCGCCGCCGGGCGGGACGTCGAGGCCCAGGTCCTTTCCCGGGCCATCCGCTGGCACAGCGAGCACCGCGTGCTCCTCGACCGCAACCGCACCGTCGTCTTCCGCTGA
- a CDS encoding sarcosine oxidase subunit gamma, with translation MADLTLLQRSPLETPILSMVSVRVDPDSDGARGIEAVLGTALPRTCGVVTRNGAHSVLWLGPDEWLVVSESGAGSLAGELRAAATGSASAVVDVSANRVLLELSGTIARDVLKKGCPVDLHPRVLADDTAVLTTLARVPVLLWKVDRTRFRILPRASFASYVGRWLLDAMEEFAPWDQSAGGS, from the coding sequence ATGGCTGATCTGACCCTGCTGCAACGCAGTCCGCTGGAGACGCCGATCCTCAGCATGGTGAGCGTCCGGGTCGATCCGGACTCCGACGGAGCCCGAGGCATCGAGGCCGTTCTGGGTACGGCGCTGCCGCGAACCTGCGGTGTGGTCACCCGGAACGGCGCCCACTCGGTGCTGTGGCTGGGACCCGACGAGTGGCTGGTCGTTTCCGAGAGCGGGGCTGGATCGCTCGCCGGTGAGCTCCGTGCGGCCGCGACCGGCTCGGCGTCCGCCGTGGTCGACGTGTCGGCGAACCGGGTGCTGCTCGAACTGTCCGGGACCATCGCACGGGACGTGCTCAAGAAGGGCTGTCCCGTCGACCTGCACCCCCGGGTGCTCGCCGACGACACCGCTGTCCTGACCACGCTCGCGCGGGTTCCGGTCCTGCTCTGGAAGGTCGACCGGACGCGGTTCCGGATCCTGCCGCGCGCCTCGTTCGCGTCGTACGTCGGTCGCTGGCTGCTCGACGCCATGGAGGAATTCGCTCCGTGGGACCAGAGCGCCGGCGGCTCCTGA